The window AGCATGCTGCTGACAACATCTTCGGCTTTTCTCAAGACGGATTCACCTGCCCTGAGAGATTTGCTGCTATACTTGCGTTCCTGGAGAGGGAGAGATGAAATGGTAAAGAGTTTGCATCtcaagatagatgatgaattaaGAGCTTACCAAGGAAGCTAAAAGCCTCAGGAGATAGTTAATGTTCTTAGCAATAGTAATcatgaataaaaaatagtatGTATTATTTTTGTTCATATATGATGAATTCAAGAAAACGGTTAACGCTTGTAATGATTAAAATTAGGGGATCCATAAAAAAGTGATGAAACATATAGACACATTTCATATGAATTTAGAGAAAAATGAGtaaaccaaaaatattgttttgaatGTATCTTTCTGATGACAGACTGCAGCTGGGTGATCTTTTATGTCCGTACGTAGATATTAGTATTATCTTTCTATTGAAAAGAGATATGAAGGTTTCAGTTTCAGTCGAATTGTTGAGAAAACTAATAGTATGTTGAGAAGGATATGAACAGTAATGTTACATATGTCACTCTTTTGAATCTGAGTAATtcatatttttagataataaaataagtttgtatgtctaaatttaaaaatgaaaattcttcTATATTCATCTTGTTGAATAGATTTAAAATCATGGAAAGTAagggccaaaaaaaaaagaatagattTAGAATCAAGATTTATTCGATCAAAATGTTAATGCaaacttaaattatttaatatcaaCTTAACTATAGTgatatttgtataaataaatatgttttattttctattcatgttagaaaatatttttgatttactGGTAAATCTATTTTGTTTCAAACTTAAAATTTTGCatgaaataaattaatttattatagtaAGATTTAATATAGAAAACTTCTGTATTTTAAGGAACTTGTTTTTTATTAGTAGAATGTGATTTCTTTGTAAAATCTACATAGGAGGTTTGCGACAGTAACAATGGTTCAAAAGACAAGCATAAGCTACTTCTCCTTTTGCCTTGCAATAGTCAATGCAAGCAGCCACACCACAGTTGGTATCATCAGGTAATGCCCCATAATTTTGAACAGGGCATTCACAGTCAGTGTCCACACAAATGGACTGTCCATGTTTTCCTGGACATTTAAGTCCAACACAATCAGAGTTATAAAAGCAAGTTCGTTGTTCATTTTGTGCCAGAATCGGTATACCTGTACGAAATCATGTATGCTGAtgatatatgtatgtatatataataatgtaTCAGGCTGATGTGGTAAAAGTATAATTAATTACAATAGAAAAATACAGTTTGATTTAAACTCACATGTTGAAAAAACTAGAGTACCAATGAATATCAAAGCTGCTTTCTCCATTTTTGTTGTGGTAGTTAagtctcttttctttttgaattacTAAATGATGTGCTTACGGAGACTATTTATAACTGTAAGAAAATAAGGGTTTTCTAAATTCTAACCATGAATAATATGTTATTTCTTTCACTTTTAAAACAATATGTTTTATAACTGTGTTTCATTGCTTAATAATTTCTTTTGTGAACGGTCACTATTTGTCATTTATAATCAGCTAATATCTTAACTAATACATCAATCGTATctgaaattttttaatgttaaatcaTGTACATTGGAAAGAGTATCAGTATCCAATAtactattttgtaattatttttaaaaaatataataaagtttTACCCGTACATCTATCCATGCTTATATCTTTTTTAATTGTGTAAAATTAGTTAATATGAGAAATTAttaaacatattatttataatttgatattttatatcataaaaattagtAACACTATTTTTTGAATTGTTTGAATAATTagtatattatagtttatatattttatattaatttatctcCTCGttagtatttaataaattatttaagctTATTCTCCAATATTTGgtataaaatttattgtaattaataaattatttaagcttattcactaatttattttaaagaatataaagttGTAAATGTTATCTGATATAACTTTACTCTATATTAcattgatttaaattatttaagatttttctaTCAAACAACTATAGATATGATTTTCACTTTCAGTCCATTTGAATACTTGAATAGAGATTAGAGTATGTGTATCTATAAACTACAATTCCATTTAAAGATTAGTCTAGTTCTTCTCACATGCATCTAATATTCCCCAGGTTAAtcagaaataaaatatttctatttcatcttctatttaaataaatataattatttgagaTTATCTCACCCATTATCATTAACTTATGATGATTTCTACATGGTTTCCATCTTTTATatgtttcaaattttattttattgtttttataattcaaataaGCTAAACTTTTCGTGTATTGAATTCACATAAGAACATCAATAGTAAGCTAACAACCATacaataaaatcttattttaatgttttttcaaacaaaaaaacatacaataaaataacaaaattttgtacTATTcgtaatttatttttatcaaactaaacgtttattttggtctttttttctCGTTAGAGGTTATTTTTCTGACAAAAGTTTTTTTATGCTATTATAGGTATTTATGTTCTCTAATGCTTCAGATCAAATTCGCATTTTCGATTTAGCTTGGATATCGGTTTTGTTACAAACGCAGGGACGACAAAATTGATTTTTCTTTACGTCTTAAGTACCAAACCGACCATGAATCCAATGTTACAAGAACACAAGTCTTGGTACTAAATAAAAAGTTCGATATTCATTTCTAACAATCCAGTAGAGATTAGTTCAAAGTATTACAGTTTACAACAAGAATCACAAATGTCTTTAGTCTTTACTTGCCTGCAAATCTCAAGGTTGAGCCAGGCCCACAGGTGGAGGactctgctgctgctgctgggGCTCGTGATGTTCAGATTCTTTTGGTTCAGGAGAGTCAGAGAGTTTTGGTTCATGTACTTCTTCTTCCTTAGATGATGGCGCCTTTGGTGATTCAGACAAGTGAACTCTAGCAGCTCATCAACCACTTTcctcttgtcttcttcctcaacCATACCAACTTTCTCCTACGCCTTCTGTCCAACTTCTTCTGCAGCTTTAGCCACTTTGCTGAAAGCCCCAGTGACCCACGTGGCACCCGTGAGAACATACTGGTTCTTCATTATAGCCGTCTGCTCAGCTGCAGCGATCGCTGATTTGGTCTTCTCCGACACTTGGTACTTGTGATCAATTTACCTGACTTTATCATCCACCACGACTGTTCCGGTGTTGATCTTGTCGGTGAAACCGAATTTCCTGTCGAGAGATGCGACTCTGGCTGATGCAGTGGATGTAAGCTGGTGTTTCTCGTCAACGCTCTTGGCTTTGGCGATTGCGTCTTTTCCTAGGATGAAGCCCTTTGCGAGCATGCTGATGACAACATCTTCGGCTTTTCGAAACACGGAATCACCTGCACGGGGAGACTTGCTGCTATCCTTGGGTTTAGAGATTGCTAGTGAAGATGTAAAGAGAAAAGTGAGGTTATTACCAAGGAAGCTAAAGCCTCAGGAGATCAACAATCGTTGCTCCCCGAAGTGATAAGACTCATAAACACTCAGTCGCTGGAAAACATAAGAGGAAGTGATAGAGGCACTGTACACACCGAGAGAAGAACCGCAGTTTCAGCTCCTTGTAGATCCTTGAAAGTGACATATGCCAATTTGGACCGTTCTGCCTCGCTGTACAAACGTGGTAATAAAAGCGTTTTTTCTTTAAATCTAAACTTTCGAGTAAAGCAAAGCGCAAACCTCTCGGTCTCGAGGTAGAGAATGTCGCCCGAGAAGGAAACAAACTCCTTGAGGTCACGATCGGTTGCTCCTAGAGTTTAGATTTATTTgatccaaaatattattaaaaacttaaaacaatttaaaatatctacTTAATTATAATgatatttgtataaataaatatgttttattttttattcatggCAGAAAATAATTTTGGTTTAAGTGTAAATctattttgtttaaaacttgAAATTTTGTATGAAATAAATTGATAGAATGTATTGTTTAAGGAACTATGTTTTTTGTTAATAGAATGTAAGTTCTTTGTAAAATCTACATAGGAGGTTTGCGACAAAAACAATGGTTCAAAAGACAAGCAGAAGCAACTTCTCCTCTTGCCTTGCAATAGTCAAAGCAAGCAGCCACACCACAGTTGGTATCATCTGGTAATGCCGCATGTTCTTCAAAAGGGCATTCACAACCACCCTTCACACACGTGGGGTGTCCTAGTGGTGATGGGCATTTGAGTCTAGCACAATCAGAGTTCTTCTTGCAAGGTTGATATCCAGGTCGTGCCAGAATTGGTGTACCTGTAACGATCATGTAAATTATTGACATATTTATAATCATGAATCTTTCTGATGAGGAGTACGAATAGttaattacaaaagaaaatcCTATTTGATTTAAACTCACATGTTGAAAAAAGCAGAATACCAATGAATATCAAAGCTGATTTCTCCATTTTTGTTGTGGTAGTAGTTagtctcttttctttttgaatgaCTAAATGatgtgctttttttttttttggtcatctGTTGTTATATTGATTCGAAACTGGTTAAGCCAAAAGGCAAGTTACAAAGGCTGTCGTAATGAAACGACACCATAATCTAGAGCGGGCAGTTAAGAGACACAACCCGAGCCATAAGCCGGCAACTGCACAAATACAATCCCGGAGACAAAATCAAACTACCATACACGGACTACAAGAACATAGCTAATAACATAAGAAGCCAAAACACAACCAATCTAGATAAGAATCAAACTCCGCCATAGAAAGAACAAACCGGATCGATAGTTTATGGATAACCGTTGCTGTAGAATATGTCTCATAAGCGCTTCTGCCCCACCGCCTCCCTTCAGATCCAACTTAAACTCGCCATTGACCTCTGTAGAAGCTCACCACGCGCCGTCTACGCGTCTCAACACCATAGCGGAGCCAACCAAGCCTTACTCGAAGCATACTCTTACTCAAACCAGCCGGTAATTATAAATCCATCACCACAAACCGTAGATCTGAAGAGATCGAGGTCCATGGATTCCGATTTGAGACTCTCCGCTTCAACACGAATGAATGAAGCTTCCGACCAGATCTGAAACCCTTTAGATTAATAAGCAAACCGTAAACAAGActgaaacaaaaaggaaaaagggGATCCACCCTCTCACAGTACCAACGGCCGGAGCCATCGACCGGAGAAGGTGAAAAGACGGTGACTTTcaacttctctctcttctttatAGTACTCTCTCTGTGTTTCACTAAATGATGTGCTTACAAAGATTATTTATAACTGgtagaaaataagagttttctAACCATGAATAATATGTTATTTCTTTCACTTTTAAAACAATATGTTTTACAATTGTGGGGTTAATTAGTAGCTGATGTAGCTTTGGATTTTTTGCTTTCAAATTTATGctgtaaattttataaatttagctttagattttattgttATAGAATTATTTCAAAGATTTAAAAGCACTAAACATATAGATTAGAAAAATTGATTTCTTgaatcattatatttttttcaaaaaaaaaattggactgTTGCTTTAGACTTTCTTAATAAagtttgattgttttgattttattgaCGTAAAGACAAATGTGAATGTGTAAAGCACTCACAGCCATTACCAATCaccttataaattttattgcttaatgatttttttcctttcttttgtgAAAGgtcaatattttcatttatgtaTCAGCTAATATCTTTAACTAATACATCAATAGTATCTGATAATTTTCAATGTTAAATCATGTATTTTGGAACGAGTATCAATGTCCAATATGCTACTTTGTAagtactttttaaaaatataatagttttatctGCACAGATGCTTGTATAGTTGTATTTCTTATAACTGTGTATAATTAGTTAatataaaaagttattaaatatatcatttataatttgagattttatatcatgaaactttaaaacaattattaaatatatcatttataatttgagattttatatcaTGAAACTTTAAAAAGATTGTTTTGTGACTTGTTTGACATAATTAGTAtattatactttaaattttatattaatttattttatcgtTAGTAATTAACAAAGTTAAAGTTATTCTTCCAATAATTggtacaaaaaaaacaattgtgaTTTTTCAGTAATTTACTGTTAAGAAAATAAAGTTGCAAATGTTATGTGATATAAGTTATATtacattgatttaaaattattttatattttttacaaaacaatttATGGATATTGTTATTTTTGGCTCATTTGAATACtcgaaaaaaaatatattgatggACTACACTACGTTTGGGGATTAGCATACATCTTTTCATATGTTTCCtaggttaataaaataatatttcattttatcttctatttaaatttaaaatttctaaatatccATTTTGCATTAACTTTTGATGATTTCTAAATGGTTTAATCCATCTTttatatgtttcaaaatttatttaatgtttttataattcaaactagagcttgacccgcgcacccgcgcgggtattcatttttggtttgcaaaaaaaaatatttatcttatataaatggtaatatatgtttttaaaatttatatatatatatatatactaaataattatttaatatatttctaaacacaatcattttagaatttatattgaataattttattttattttttgatccgTCAACTGTTACAAccctatttttaaaatataactcgtGTGTTCgtgcaaatgtattttttatggatcaaaattttaatgtaaaataaaatggttatctattaatatattttatttatacgattaaataatttaatatattatttaaaattttgtggtttatattatgtatttttataacacttttttgttttttagacgtagttaatataccaaaataaaaaataaccacCCCCGTAATGATAAAATCTTGTTACATTTTTGACATtgattaagtataatttattgtttaccTAGATTATaggaaacattttttaaaataaataaacataatttgttatactttattttaggaaaatgcattaattaaactataaaacaaaagaatacTAAAAGGTAGGTAAATTTATTACTTCAGTGacatttaaatgtaaataactTTAAAAACTAAAGGACAATTTAtattggtacttctcttttaataatagagataAACCAATCTTTTCTTGTATTGAATTCAAAAACGTGAGACCATCAAAAGTAAACTAACAACCATAAAATAAAGTAACATAATTTTGTACTAttcgtattttatttttattaagctaagcgtttattttgtttattttttctctttAGAGGTTATTTTTCTCACAAAAGTTTTTTTATGCTATTATATAGGTATTTCTCATCTCAAAACGGTTGAGACTAAATTAGCATTTTCGGTTCAGATATCGGTTTTGTTACAAACGCAGAGACGATAAAATTGACTTTTCTATGCCAGTAATAACTACCAAACCGACCATGAATCCAATGTTAGAAGAACACAAGTCTTGGTACTAAATGAAAAGTTCGATATTCATTTTTCAAAAATCCAGGAGAGATTAGTTCAAAGTATTACCGTTTACAACAAAAATCACAAATGTCTTTAGTCTTTACTTGCCTGCAAATCTCAAGGTTGAGCCGGAGCCACAGGTGGAGGAGACTGTTGCTGCTGCGGCTGCTGTTGCTGCTGGGGCTCGTGATGTTCAGATTCTTTTGGTTCAGGAGATTCAGAGAGTTTTGGTTCATGTACGACTTCATCCTTAGAAGATGGCGCTTTTGGTGATTCAGACAAGTGAACTCTAGCAAACTCGTCAACCACTTTcctcttgtcttcttcctcagcCATACCAACTTTCTCTTTGGCCTTTTGTCCAACTTCTTCCGCAGCTTTAGCCACTTTGTTGAAAGCACCGGTGACCCACGTGGCACCCGTGAGAAC of the Brassica rapa cultivar Chiifu-401-42 chromosome A03, CAAS_Brap_v3.01, whole genome shotgun sequence genome contains:
- the LOC103860935 gene encoding putative defensin-like protein 307 encodes the protein MEKSALIFIGILLFSTCTPILARPGYQPCKKNSDCARLKCPSPLGHPTCVKGGCECPFEEHAALPDDTNCGVAACFDYCKARGEVASACLLNHCFCRKPPM
- the LOC103860934 gene encoding putative defensin-like protein 307, which translates into the protein MEKAALIFIGTLVFSTCIPILAQNEQRTCFYNSDCVGLKCPGKHGQSICVDTDCECPVQNYGALPDDTNCGVAACIDYCKAKGEVAYACLLNHCYCRKPPM